A genomic segment from Nocardiopsis sp. Huas11 encodes:
- a CDS encoding Gfo/Idh/MocA family protein, with the protein MNDTTLRRYAIVGTGSRARMYTRALVDTHRDQGSLVALCDTNSTRMAVHNRIVTDAGLDAVPTYAAEDFSRMLREERVDEVIVCTVDRTHADYVVAALDAGVDAITEKPMTADLDGLRRINEAQARTGRRVTVGFNYRYNPVHRQVRDLLASGAIGEIGSVHFEWLLDLRHGADYFRRWHRDKSQSGGLLVHKASHHFDLVNWWIGARPTNVYAQGGLFFYGPENARRHGLGAQYERGHEAAAAESDPFALHMSDSPDLTALYLEAEHEDGYRRDLNVFGPGITIEDDMSVLVGYDTGARLSYHLVAYAPWEGYRISFTGSRGRLELDMTEFEYTSPDQDENTPVRGMPAPKDHSEARLWLRRHWQRPEEIPVAVGDGPHGGGDQVMLDALFSGADDGVRPDHADGGNALLTGLAANASIASGTPVSVADLLKEEA; encoded by the coding sequence GTGAACGACACCACTCTACGCAGGTACGCCATCGTCGGAACCGGGTCGCGAGCCCGGATGTACACCCGGGCCCTGGTCGACACCCATCGTGACCAGGGAAGTCTCGTCGCGCTGTGCGATACCAACAGCACCCGGATGGCGGTGCACAACCGCATCGTCACCGACGCCGGACTCGACGCGGTGCCCACCTACGCCGCCGAGGACTTCTCCCGCATGCTGCGTGAGGAGCGCGTCGACGAGGTCATCGTGTGCACCGTCGACCGCACGCACGCCGACTACGTCGTGGCCGCACTGGACGCCGGCGTCGACGCGATCACCGAGAAGCCCATGACCGCGGACCTGGACGGCCTGCGCCGCATCAACGAAGCCCAGGCCCGCACCGGCCGCCGCGTCACGGTGGGCTTCAACTACCGCTACAACCCCGTCCACCGCCAGGTCCGCGACCTGCTGGCCTCGGGAGCCATCGGCGAGATCGGCTCGGTTCACTTCGAGTGGCTGCTGGACCTGCGCCACGGCGCCGACTACTTCCGCCGCTGGCACCGCGACAAGTCCCAGTCCGGCGGGCTGCTCGTGCACAAGGCCAGCCACCACTTCGACCTCGTCAACTGGTGGATCGGCGCCCGCCCCACGAACGTCTACGCCCAGGGCGGACTGTTCTTCTACGGCCCCGAGAACGCCCGCCGCCACGGCCTGGGCGCGCAGTACGAGCGCGGCCACGAGGCCGCCGCCGCGGAGAGCGACCCCTTCGCCCTGCACATGAGCGACAGCCCCGACCTGACGGCGCTCTACCTGGAGGCCGAGCACGAGGACGGCTACCGCCGCGACCTCAACGTGTTCGGGCCGGGCATCACCATCGAGGACGACATGTCGGTGCTGGTCGGCTACGACACCGGCGCCCGGCTGAGCTACCACCTGGTGGCCTACGCGCCCTGGGAGGGCTACCGCATCTCCTTCACCGGCAGCCGGGGCCGCCTGGAGCTGGACATGACCGAGTTCGAGTACACCTCGCCCGACCAGGACGAGAACACCCCGGTGCGCGGGATGCCCGCCCCCAAGGACCACTCCGAGGCCCGCCTGTGGCTGCGCCGCCACTGGCAGCGGCCCGAGGAGATCCCCGTGGCCGTCGGCGACGGCCCCCACGGCGGCGGCGACCAGGTCATGCTCGACGCCCTGTTCTCCGGCGCCGACGACGGCGTGCGCCCCGACCACGCCGACGGCGGCAACGCCCTGCTCACCGGACTGGCGGCCAACGCCTCCATCGCCTCGGGGACCCCCGTCTCCGTCGCCGACCTGCTCAAGGAAGAGGCATGA
- a CDS encoding GlxA family transcriptional regulator: MHSVGIAVHEHTMPYEVAIAAEVFGVDRSDLSCDGDWYRLSTHTAEGGPSPFLPGVPAYGFGQVPGLDTVVVPATHDIETPPSPEYLAALRAAHQAGRRIVSLCTGAFVLAAAGLLDGRSATTHWMHADALAGRHPLVNMRADVLYTDDGQVLTSAGKTAALDLCLHLVRTDHGAAAAGGLARRLVAPVHRPGGQAQYIPPPTVPCAPDSLGAALEWARARLDRPLAVADLARRAGLSTRQLVRRMRVETGTTPLVWLHGQRVRLSQELLESTDATVEQIAARCGMGTATTLRRHFHRVVGVSPLAYRATFRASR, encoded by the coding sequence ATGCACTCCGTCGGAATCGCCGTCCACGAGCACACGATGCCCTACGAGGTGGCGATCGCCGCGGAGGTCTTCGGCGTCGACCGCTCCGACCTCTCCTGTGACGGCGACTGGTACCGCCTGAGCACCCACACCGCTGAGGGCGGCCCCTCACCGTTCCTGCCAGGGGTCCCCGCGTACGGGTTCGGGCAGGTGCCCGGCCTCGACACCGTGGTCGTGCCCGCCACCCACGACATCGAGACGCCCCCGTCCCCGGAGTACCTGGCCGCCCTGCGCGCCGCCCACCAAGCCGGTCGCCGGATCGTGTCCCTGTGCACCGGCGCCTTCGTGCTCGCCGCCGCCGGGCTGCTCGACGGCCGCAGCGCGACCACGCACTGGATGCACGCCGACGCGCTCGCCGGACGCCACCCCCTCGTGAACATGCGAGCCGACGTCCTCTACACCGACGACGGGCAGGTCCTGACCTCGGCCGGCAAGACCGCGGCCCTGGACCTGTGCCTGCACCTGGTCCGCACCGACCACGGCGCCGCGGCGGCCGGCGGTCTCGCACGCCGGCTCGTCGCACCGGTCCACCGCCCGGGCGGGCAGGCGCAGTACATCCCGCCGCCCACCGTGCCCTGCGCCCCCGACAGCCTGGGCGCGGCACTGGAGTGGGCCCGGGCCCGCCTGGACCGGCCGCTGGCCGTCGCGGACCTGGCCCGCAGGGCCGGCTTGAGCACCCGCCAGCTCGTCCGGCGCATGCGCGTCGAGACCGGGACGACTCCGCTGGTGTGGCTGCACGGCCAACGCGTGCGCCTGTCCCAGGAACTCCTGGAGAGCACCGACGCCACCGTCGAGCAGATCGCCGCGCGCTGCGGGATGGGCACCGCGACCACCCTGCGGCGCCACTTCCACCGGGTCGTCGGCGTCAGCCCGCTGGCCTACCGCGCCACCTTCCGCGCCTCCCGGTAG
- a CDS encoding GNAT family N-acetyltransferase: protein MDTTVTTAHVRDATAADAQACAAIYAPYVTDTSITFEYEPPTAAEMARRIADAQRDHAWLVLEEQGRVVGYAYGAPFRARAAYRWSCEVSVYLERGRRRTGAGRTLYGALLPRLAERGMHTALAGMTLPNDASQGLHRALGFEPVGVLREIGHKHGSWRDVAWAQLSLAAVSDTARPNG, encoded by the coding sequence ATGGACACCACAGTCACCACGGCACACGTCCGGGACGCCACCGCGGCCGACGCGCAGGCCTGTGCGGCGATCTACGCCCCCTATGTCACCGACACCTCGATCACCTTCGAGTACGAGCCGCCCACCGCCGCGGAGATGGCCCGGCGCATCGCCGACGCCCAGCGCGACCACGCCTGGCTCGTCCTGGAGGAGCAGGGGCGGGTGGTGGGCTACGCCTACGGAGCGCCCTTCCGCGCCCGCGCCGCCTACCGGTGGTCCTGCGAGGTCAGCGTCTACCTCGAACGCGGCAGACGTCGCACGGGCGCGGGCCGCACCCTCTACGGCGCCCTGCTCCCCCGGCTGGCCGAACGCGGTATGCACACCGCCCTGGCCGGCATGACGCTGCCCAACGACGCCAGCCAGGGACTGCACCGCGCCCTGGGCTTCGAGCCCGTCGGCGTCCTGCGCGAGATCGGCCACAAGCACGGCTCCTGGCGCGACGTGGCCTGGGCCCAGCTGTCCCTGGCCGCCGTGTCCGACACCGCGCGGCCGAACGGATGA
- a CDS encoding XRE family transcriptional regulator encodes MSDALGSALATTLRDLRRSRGLSGAALAERSGVSRAMISKVERGETQPTAQLLGRLSAALGMTLSELVARAEQGERRLARRSEQPVWTDPVTGYRRRAVTPTAGGALELVEVELPAGAEVSYPADSYRHLHHQIWVLEGELAFQEGDLLHELGAGDCLQIGAPVPCVYRNTGERACRYLVALARREA; translated from the coding sequence ATGAGCGACGCACTGGGTTCAGCCCTGGCCACCACCCTGCGCGATCTTCGCAGATCGCGCGGCCTGTCCGGCGCCGCCCTCGCCGAGCGCTCGGGGGTCTCGCGGGCGATGATCAGCAAGGTCGAGCGCGGCGAGACACAGCCGACCGCGCAGCTGCTGGGCCGGCTCTCCGCGGCCCTGGGCATGACCCTGTCGGAGCTGGTGGCCCGAGCCGAGCAGGGGGAGCGGCGCCTGGCGCGCCGCTCGGAGCAGCCCGTGTGGACCGACCCGGTGACCGGCTACCGGCGCCGCGCGGTCACCCCCACCGCGGGCGGTGCGCTGGAGCTGGTGGAGGTCGAACTCCCGGCGGGAGCGGAGGTCTCCTACCCGGCCGACTCCTACCGCCACCTGCACCACCAGATCTGGGTGCTCGAGGGCGAGCTGGCCTTCCAGGAGGGGGACCTCCTGCACGAGCTCGGCGCGGGGGACTGCCTGCAGATCGGCGCGCCCGTCCCGTGCGTGTACCGCAACACCGGCGAGCGCGCGTGCCGCTACCTGGTGGCGCTCGCCCGCCGGGAGGCCTGA
- a CDS encoding carbohydrate ABC transporter permease, with the protein MAIKTTAPATTQERSRAARIRRLLIHIGLIGFGLIMLYPLLWMLASSFKPTAEIFRAPGLIPETFTPGNYTEGWTALQFPFHHYLLNSAIVVVGAIIGNLIGCSMAAYAFARLEFRGKRLFFAIMLATIMLPIHVVIVPQYILFAEIGWINTFLPLIVPKLLATDGFFIFLMVQFIRGLPKDLDEAARIDGCGHVRIFFQIIMPLSLPALATTAIFTFIWTWNDFFSQLIFLTSPDMYTVPVALRTFVDSSSQTSWGPLFAMSVIALGPVFGFFLAGQKYLVKGIATTGIK; encoded by the coding sequence ATGGCGATTAAGACGACGGCCCCCGCGACCACGCAAGAGCGCTCCCGGGCCGCACGCATACGACGGTTGCTCATCCACATCGGGCTCATCGGCTTCGGGCTCATCATGCTGTACCCGCTGCTGTGGATGCTCGCCAGCTCCTTCAAGCCGACCGCGGAGATCTTCCGCGCCCCCGGCCTGATCCCCGAGACCTTCACCCCGGGCAACTACACCGAAGGCTGGACGGCACTGCAGTTCCCGTTCCACCACTACCTGCTGAACTCGGCGATCGTGGTGGTCGGCGCGATCATCGGCAACCTCATCGGGTGCTCGATGGCGGCCTACGCCTTCGCCCGCCTGGAGTTCCGGGGCAAGCGGCTCTTCTTCGCCATCATGCTGGCCACCATCATGCTCCCGATCCACGTCGTGATCGTGCCGCAGTACATCCTGTTCGCGGAGATCGGCTGGATCAACACGTTCCTGCCGCTCATCGTGCCCAAGCTGCTGGCCACCGACGGGTTCTTCATCTTCCTGATGGTCCAGTTCATCCGCGGCCTGCCCAAGGACCTGGACGAGGCCGCCCGCATCGACGGCTGCGGACACGTGCGGATCTTCTTCCAGATCATCATGCCGCTGTCGCTGCCGGCGCTGGCCACCACCGCGATCTTCACCTTCATCTGGACCTGGAACGACTTCTTCAGCCAGCTGATCTTCCTCACCAGCCCGGACATGTACACCGTGCCCGTCGCGCTGCGCACCTTCGTGGACTCCAGCTCCCAGACGTCCTGGGGTCCGCTGTTCGCCATGTCGGTGATCGCCCTCGGCCCTGTGTTCGGCTTCTTCCTCGCCGGACAGAAGTACCTGGTCAAGGGCATCGCCACCACCGGTATCAAGTAA
- a CDS encoding Gfo/Idh/MocA family protein: MQPPVPVLLVGLHGHGRHHLRALRAPVAAGLVRLVGVCDQRPPEPDDDLEGHGPLPFHTDLGEAIEATGAQITLVVTPIHTHLPLARVALEHGSHVLLEKPTTATLAEFEELTEIAERSGLACQIGFQSLGSQAVTEVRRMIADGTIGRLRGIGGQGTWVRTSTYYERAPWAGRRRLDGRDVVDGALTNPFAHAVATALAVADAGEQAPQSVELDLFHAHPIESDDTSCLRLRTAQGTTITVAVTLCAAHSEPPRLIVHGELGRIDLDYTLDRITVHRPGRAPATTTHPRTPLLENLVDHLRDGTPLIVPPAATRAFMHVLEAVRTAPDPAPLPGDHQEVTSTPEGTRRIIDGIDALIHRSSQTLSLFSELEPARYPAARSESATGS; the protein is encoded by the coding sequence GTGCAGCCCCCCGTCCCCGTCCTCCTGGTCGGGCTGCACGGCCACGGCCGCCACCACCTGCGCGCCCTGCGCGCGCCGGTGGCGGCCGGGCTGGTCCGACTGGTCGGCGTGTGCGACCAGCGCCCGCCCGAGCCCGATGACGACCTCGAGGGGCACGGCCCCCTCCCCTTCCACACCGACCTGGGCGAGGCCATCGAGGCCACCGGCGCCCAGATCACCCTCGTGGTCACCCCGATCCACACCCACCTGCCCCTGGCGCGCGTGGCCCTGGAGCACGGCTCCCACGTGCTCCTGGAGAAGCCCACCACGGCGACCCTGGCCGAGTTCGAGGAACTCACCGAGATCGCCGAGCGCTCGGGGCTCGCCTGCCAGATCGGCTTCCAGAGCCTGGGCTCGCAGGCGGTGACCGAGGTGCGGCGGATGATCGCCGACGGCACCATCGGCCGACTGCGCGGGATCGGCGGGCAGGGCACGTGGGTGCGCACCTCGACCTACTACGAACGCGCCCCTTGGGCCGGCCGCCGCCGCCTCGACGGGCGCGACGTGGTCGACGGCGCCCTGACCAACCCCTTCGCGCACGCGGTCGCCACCGCGCTGGCCGTGGCGGACGCGGGCGAGCAGGCGCCGCAGAGCGTGGAGCTGGACCTGTTCCACGCCCACCCCATCGAGAGCGACGACACCTCCTGCCTGCGCCTGCGCACCGCGCAGGGCACCACCATCACGGTGGCCGTCACCCTGTGCGCCGCGCACAGCGAACCGCCGCGCCTGATCGTGCACGGCGAGCTCGGCCGGATCGACCTGGACTACACCCTGGACCGGATCACCGTGCACCGCCCGGGCCGGGCGCCGGCCACGACCACCCATCCGCGCACCCCGCTGCTGGAGAACCTGGTCGACCACCTGCGCGACGGCACGCCGCTGATCGTGCCGCCCGCGGCCACCCGCGCGTTCATGCACGTCCTGGAGGCGGTCCGCACGGCCCCCGACCCCGCTCCCCTGCCCGGTGACCACCAGGAGGTCACCAGCACCCCCGAGGGCACCCGCCGGATCATCGACGGCATCGACGCCCTCATCCACCGCAGCTCCCAGACCCTGTCCCTGTTCAGCGAACTCGAACCCGCCCGCTACCCCGCCGCACGGTCGGAGTCGGCCACCGGTTCCTGA
- a CDS encoding carbohydrate ABC transporter permease, whose amino-acid sequence MSALLQRRPKADPVAAAPAARTKTRAGKQGARQRENLAAYGFLAPWFIGLFFITAGPLLASLYFSFTDYNLIGDHSWVGLENYARMLEDERLHNSLRVTFVYVFVSVPLQLALALALAMVLDRGVRGLPLYRSVYYLPSLLGGSVAIAILWRQVFGANGLINQVLAFFGIQGEGWVSHPDYALGTLIVLNVWTFGAPMVIFLAGLRQIPRMYYEAASVDGAGPLYKFRHITVPLLTPIIFFNLVLQIINAFQTFTQAFIVSGGTGGPSDSTMFYTLYLYQRGFGSFEMGYASAMAWLLLMIIGGFTAVNFLASKYWVFYGD is encoded by the coding sequence GTGAGCGCGCTGCTCCAGCGCAGGCCCAAGGCGGACCCCGTCGCGGCCGCGCCCGCCGCCAGGACCAAGACCCGCGCCGGGAAGCAGGGTGCCAGGCAACGCGAGAACCTCGCGGCCTACGGCTTCCTCGCCCCGTGGTTCATCGGACTGTTCTTCATCACCGCGGGCCCGCTGCTGGCCTCCCTGTACTTCTCCTTCACCGACTACAACCTCATCGGCGACCACTCGTGGGTCGGCCTGGAGAACTACGCACGCATGCTCGAGGACGAGCGGCTGCACAACTCCCTCCGGGTCACGTTCGTCTACGTGTTCGTGTCGGTGCCGCTCCAGCTGGCGCTCGCGCTGGCCCTGGCGATGGTCCTGGACCGGGGCGTACGCGGACTGCCGCTGTACAGGTCGGTCTACTACCTGCCCTCCCTCCTGGGCGGCAGCGTCGCGATCGCCATCCTGTGGCGCCAGGTCTTCGGCGCCAACGGTCTGATCAACCAGGTGCTGGCCTTCTTCGGCATCCAGGGCGAGGGCTGGGTCTCCCACCCCGACTACGCCCTGGGCACACTGATCGTGCTCAACGTGTGGACCTTCGGCGCGCCCATGGTCATCTTCCTGGCCGGCCTGCGCCAGATCCCGCGCATGTACTACGAGGCCGCCTCGGTCGACGGCGCCGGCCCGTTGTACAAGTTCCGGCACATCACGGTGCCGCTGCTCACGCCGATCATCTTCTTCAACCTGGTCCTGCAGATCATCAACGCGTTCCAGACCTTCACCCAGGCGTTCATCGTCAGCGGCGGTACCGGCGGTCCCTCCGACTCCACGATGTTCTACACGCTCTACCTCTACCAACGCGGCTTCGGTTCCTTCGAGATGGGTTACGCCTCGGCGATGGCCTGGCTGCTGCTCATGATCATCGGAGGCTTCACCGCGGTGAACTTCCTCGCGTCCAAGTACTGGGTCTTCTATGGCGATTAA
- a CDS encoding EamA family transporter, whose product MSVEPVRHRASGLAFALAAALFFGGAGVAARPLLESGMDPLQVTWLRLAGAALLLSPVALLHWRVMLRRPLLVLAYGVFPMAGVQALYFAAVDRIPVGIALLIEFLGPVLLLVWFRLVRRTRVAPAAVVGVVLAVAGLGLLLEVWSGMSLDPVGVGLALGAAAAQVGFFLLSDATGADADPLAVIAIGSLVATALLAVLARPWSIPWGTLAEPLPLGGAHVPGWAIALWLALVCTAMAYFAGVSAVRRLSPQVAGGVAYLEVVTAIVLAWVLLGEALSTVQVVGAVVIVAGAFITQTAVPSRPAPDAAAGEEPGLVPAADAPDPRAG is encoded by the coding sequence GTGTCCGTGGAACCCGTGCGTCACCGCGCCTCAGGACTGGCGTTCGCGCTGGCCGCGGCCCTGTTCTTCGGCGGGGCGGGTGTGGCGGCCCGCCCTCTGCTGGAGTCCGGGATGGACCCGCTCCAGGTCACCTGGCTGCGCCTGGCCGGAGCGGCGCTGCTGCTGTCCCCGGTGGCGCTCCTGCACTGGCGGGTGATGCTGCGCCGGCCGCTGCTGGTCCTGGCCTACGGGGTGTTCCCGATGGCCGGGGTCCAGGCCCTGTACTTCGCGGCCGTGGACCGGATCCCGGTGGGCATCGCCCTGCTGATCGAGTTCCTCGGCCCCGTCCTCCTGCTCGTGTGGTTCCGCCTCGTACGCCGCACCCGGGTGGCCCCGGCGGCGGTGGTGGGCGTGGTCCTGGCGGTGGCCGGGCTCGGGCTGCTGCTGGAGGTGTGGTCGGGGATGAGTCTGGACCCCGTCGGCGTGGGGCTGGCCCTGGGCGCGGCCGCGGCGCAGGTGGGGTTCTTCCTGCTGTCGGACGCCACGGGCGCGGACGCGGATCCGCTGGCCGTGATCGCCATCGGATCGCTCGTGGCGACCGCGCTGCTCGCGGTCCTCGCTCGGCCGTGGTCGATCCCGTGGGGGACGCTGGCCGAGCCGCTCCCGCTCGGCGGGGCACACGTGCCCGGGTGGGCGATCGCGCTGTGGTTGGCGCTGGTGTGCACGGCGATGGCCTACTTCGCCGGGGTGAGCGCGGTGCGCCGGCTCTCGCCGCAGGTCGCCGGGGGCGTGGCCTACCTGGAGGTGGTGACCGCGATCGTCCTGGCGTGGGTGCTGCTGGGCGAGGCGCTCAGCACCGTGCAGGTCGTGGGAGCGGTCGTCATCGTGGCGGGCGCCTTCATCACCCAGACCGCGGTGCCGTCGCGGCCCGCGCCGGACGCCGCCGCAGGAGAGGAGCCCGGGCTCGTGCCGGCGGCGGACGCTCCGGATCCGCGCGCGGGCTGA
- a CDS encoding ABC transporter substrate-binding protein has product MRAHPGNGRPRARSLSSDGRLRRRPLLKIAAGVSAVVLAATACGGGSGSDDGVVELRFSWWGADDRHAVTQQVIEEFEAANPDIRIVGDYTDWASYWDRLATSTAAGDAPDIITQEERYLREYGDRGALADLSELESLDLSNIDPLVAESGDMNGQTYGVATGVNAYTIMADLDAFEEAGVELPDDETWSWDDYVDLAIEISETTGGDILGAQSMAYNEAGFQIFARQKGENLYNEDGTLGYSEETLTEWFSITDRLLEAEGQPTASESVEIEALGPDGSVLATNTGAMAHFWTNQLGQQTETSGHEIELLRYPGESTEDRAGMFFKPAMFYSVSAESEHPEEAGRFVDFLVNSNEAAELILADRGLPANIDVRGHIVSQLPEADARSAVFLSDIEGTIEDGNPPPPIGAGEVVDIIKRISDDMGFGELTPEEAAQQFTEEVEAATEAS; this is encoded by the coding sequence ATGCGTGCACACCCTGGCAACGGGCGCCCCCGGGCCCGTAGCCTCAGCTCCGACGGGCGCCTACGGCGCCGCCCCCTGCTCAAGATCGCGGCCGGCGTCAGCGCCGTGGTCCTGGCCGCCACCGCGTGCGGCGGCGGCTCGGGCTCCGACGACGGCGTCGTCGAACTGCGCTTCTCCTGGTGGGGCGCCGACGACCGCCACGCGGTCACCCAGCAGGTCATCGAGGAGTTCGAGGCGGCCAACCCCGACATCCGGATCGTCGGGGACTACACCGACTGGGCCTCCTACTGGGACCGTCTGGCCACGAGCACCGCGGCCGGTGACGCGCCCGACATCATCACCCAGGAGGAGCGCTACCTGCGTGAGTACGGCGACCGCGGCGCCCTGGCCGACCTGAGCGAGCTCGAGTCGCTGGACCTGTCGAACATCGACCCGCTGGTCGCCGAGAGCGGCGACATGAACGGCCAGACCTACGGTGTGGCCACCGGTGTGAACGCCTACACCATCATGGCCGACCTGGACGCCTTCGAAGAGGCCGGCGTCGAACTGCCCGACGACGAGACCTGGAGCTGGGACGACTACGTCGACCTGGCGATCGAGATCTCCGAGACCACCGGCGGCGACATCCTGGGCGCCCAGAGCATGGCCTACAACGAGGCCGGCTTCCAGATCTTCGCCCGTCAGAAGGGCGAGAACCTCTACAACGAGGACGGCACCCTCGGCTACTCCGAGGAGACGCTGACCGAGTGGTTCTCGATCACCGACCGCCTGCTGGAGGCCGAGGGCCAGCCCACGGCGTCCGAGAGCGTGGAGATCGAGGCGCTCGGCCCCGACGGTTCGGTGCTGGCCACCAACACCGGTGCCATGGCGCACTTCTGGACCAACCAGCTCGGTCAGCAGACCGAGACCTCCGGGCACGAGATCGAGCTCCTGCGCTACCCGGGTGAGTCCACCGAGGACCGGGCCGGCATGTTCTTCAAGCCGGCCATGTTCTACTCCGTCTCGGCCGAGTCCGAGCACCCGGAGGAGGCGGGCCGGTTCGTGGACTTCCTCGTCAACAGCAACGAGGCGGCCGAGCTGATCCTGGCCGACCGCGGTCTGCCCGCCAACATCGACGTGCGCGGGCACATCGTCAGCCAGCTGCCCGAGGCCGACGCCCGCAGCGCGGTGTTCCTGTCCGATATCGAGGGCACGATCGAGGACGGCAACCCGCCGCCGCCGATCGGCGCCGGCGAGGTCGTGGACATCATCAAGCGGATCTCCGACGACATGGGCTTCGGCGAGCTGACGCCCGAGGAGGCCGCACAGCAGTTCACCGAGGAGGTCGAGGCCGCCACCGAGGCGTCCTGA
- a CDS encoding PmoA family protein: MSTVDLVLGSTVLASRQDGTDIEPVLSPRPYLHPVRTKSGTVVTEERPADHLHHFGVSVAVPDVSGTSFWGGRTFTPDRGSVLLDNHGRQEHVSWLAREQDRQVEVLSWTGTDGAELLREERTTRIHDLDEHTWVLDLSVRLHNTCGRDLSVGSPATNGRPGAGYGGLFWRAPHAPTPPTCTGPDGLEGEQALHGSRAEWLALAGTAGGAPWTLVFLQTGPVTDPWFLRVQEYPGVGPALAWDARLPLPADSVLSRGLRTVVHDGHAADPAALAKAARSLD, encoded by the coding sequence ATGAGCACCGTCGATCTCGTACTCGGCAGCACCGTCCTGGCCAGCCGCCAGGACGGCACCGACATCGAACCCGTCCTGTCCCCCCGCCCCTACCTGCACCCGGTCCGCACCAAGTCGGGCACCGTGGTCACCGAGGAGCGCCCCGCCGACCACCTGCACCACTTCGGTGTGAGCGTGGCCGTGCCCGACGTGTCCGGCACCAGCTTCTGGGGCGGGCGCACCTTCACCCCCGACCGCGGGTCGGTCCTGCTCGACAACCACGGCCGCCAGGAACACGTGTCGTGGCTGGCCCGCGAGCAGGACCGGCAGGTCGAGGTCCTGTCGTGGACCGGCACCGACGGCGCGGAGCTGCTGCGCGAGGAGCGCACCACCCGGATCCACGACCTGGACGAGCACACCTGGGTCCTGGACCTGTCGGTGCGGCTGCACAACACCTGCGGCCGCGACCTGAGCGTGGGCAGCCCCGCCACCAACGGCCGGCCCGGCGCCGGATACGGCGGCCTCTTCTGGCGGGCGCCCCACGCGCCCACACCGCCCACGTGCACCGGCCCCGACGGGCTGGAGGGCGAGCAGGCCCTGCACGGGTCCCGCGCCGAGTGGCTCGCCCTGGCCGGGACCGCGGGCGGAGCGCCCTGGACCCTGGTCTTCCTCCAGACGGGCCCCGTCACCGACCCCTGGTTCCTGCGCGTGCAGGAGTACCCCGGTGTCGGCCCCGCCCTGGCCTGGGACGCCCGCCTGCCCCTGCCGGCGGACTCCGTGCTGAGCCGGGGCCTGCGGACCGTGGTCCACGACGGGCACGCCGCCGACCCGGCCGCCCTGGCCAAGGCCGCCCGGTCACTGGACTGA
- a CDS encoding saccharopine dehydrogenase NADP-binding domain-containing protein: MDAISSRGPRAGRRVLVYGATGHTGRFVVQELVRRGLEPVLSGRDSDRLAELGRRHPGLEVRPAEVAEAEALAKAVVDVAAVVNCAGPFLDTAGPVAAAAVGAGAHYLDVTAEQPSVQATYRAHGEGSVPEGVVVLPAMAFYGGLADLLASALADRSGGAVESVTTAVGLDRWWPTEGTRATGRRNTARRLVVADGRLVPAPEAAPSRTWDFPAPLGRHAVVALPFTEVIAMHRHLDAGRIDSYLSEAPLSELRDPATGGPEASDESGRSAQRFAVDVRVRAEGVEHRAVATGRDIYAVTAPLVAEAVTRVLDGRVRAEGAVAPGQVFDAADFLAALSPWPLDVELSEG; encoded by the coding sequence ATGGACGCGATTTCGAGCAGGGGCCCGCGTGCGGGCCGACGTGTACTGGTCTACGGCGCCACGGGGCACACCGGGCGGTTCGTGGTCCAGGAGCTGGTGCGGCGCGGCCTGGAGCCCGTGCTGTCCGGACGGGACTCGGACAGGCTCGCCGAGCTGGGCCGCCGGCACCCGGGCCTGGAGGTGCGTCCGGCCGAGGTGGCGGAAGCGGAGGCGCTGGCGAAGGCCGTCGTGGACGTGGCGGCGGTGGTGAACTGTGCCGGGCCCTTCCTGGACACGGCGGGACCCGTGGCCGCGGCCGCGGTGGGCGCCGGCGCCCACTACCTGGACGTGACCGCCGAGCAGCCCTCCGTCCAGGCCACCTACCGTGCCCACGGCGAGGGCTCGGTCCCGGAGGGCGTGGTGGTCCTGCCGGCGATGGCGTTCTACGGCGGGCTCGCGGACCTGCTGGCCTCCGCGCTGGCCGACCGGTCCGGGGGCGCGGTGGAGTCGGTCACGACCGCGGTGGGTCTGGACCGGTGGTGGCCCACCGAGGGCACGAGGGCCACCGGGCGGCGCAACACCGCCCGCCGCCTGGTCGTCGCCGACGGACGACTGGTTCCGGCGCCGGAGGCCGCGCCGAGCCGCACCTGGGACTTTCCGGCCCCGCTCGGGCGGCACGCGGTGGTGGCCCTTCCCTTCACCGAGGTCATCGCGATGCACCGGCACCTGGACGCCGGGCGGATCGACTCCTACCTGAGCGAGGCGCCCCTGTCCGAGTTGCGCGACCCGGCCACCGGCGGCCCCGAGGCGAGCGACGAGAGCGGCCGGTCGGCCCAGCGGTTCGCGGTCGACGTGCGGGTGCGTGCCGAGGGGGTCGAGCACCGGGCCGTGGCCACGGGCCGGGACATCTACGCGGTGACCGCGCCGCTGGTGGCCGAGGCGGTCACACGGGTGCTGGACGGCCGGGTGCGCGCGGAGGGCGCCGTGGCTCCGGGGCAGGTGTTCGACGCCGCGGACTTCCTGGCGGCGCTGTCCCCCTGGCCGTTGGACGTGGAGCTGTCCGAGGGATGA